Genomic window (Daucus carota subsp. sativus chromosome 5, DH1 v3.0, whole genome shotgun sequence):
CAAAGAGATGAGCGGCCAAATTGTAAAATTGCAATCCCTAAAGAATTGCAATCTTTGCGGAAAAAGAATGTATTTAGACTTGTAGTCCAAACACCAGATGGTTTAATCCCAGTTGGGAAAAGATGAGTATTTGTGAGAAAATGAAATGAGAAAAatgaaattgtaagatataaagCCCGGCTGGTAGCCCAGGGATTCTCTCAGAGACCTGGTTTTGATTACCAAGAAACATACTATCATGTGATGGATGGAGTTACATTTCGTTTTCCAATGGGTATGGCTCGTACAAAAAAACTAGAAACACGTCTGATGGGCGTTATGATGACCTATATGGATCacttgatattaatatttatatgaaagTCCCTGAAGGATTAAAAATATAGAACACTAAGCCTCAACATCTATATTCTATTAAATTATACATAACGATCATTATATGGTTGAAACAATTTGGTCATATATGGTGCAACTAGCTTAGTGAGTACTTATTAAATGATGGATATGTTAATAATCAAGTATATCCTTGcattttcattaaatattcaCCAACTAAGTTTGTTATTACTGTTATATATGTGGTTGACTTGAATATTATTGGTACTTCTGAATATATTATTGATGATGCTGACTATTTGGAAAAGtgagtttgaaatgaaagacCTTGGAAAGACAAGATTTTGTTTTGATATACAGGTGGAACACTTATCATCACGCATATTTATCATctaggggtgtgcatggtgcaGTTTGGTGCGGTTCCAGAcattaaccgttaccaaactgatgaatgcggttcggttcggttaatcatcattaaccgtaaccgcaccaaccaaaacggtttttcggttgcggttagccattagtcggttgcggtttttttccggtttttccactattatttgctactcttgtgcataatgattttttttaaaaaatataaaattttcatgaacatgtacaatatgttcggttactatttactattgtttctatatggggatataggaaacattacatactttcatctaaaaCAACTTAATAcagaataaaaactaaaacatacatattttgacaagaaattagatgatatcaagtcaataaaattacccaaaatcaactaatcatgaaattcaaataaaaagttttcaaaaagtacataaataaaaaaaagtagaataggtttcataataaaatttgatcagcaGATTAACAACAGAAATATTTCTGCTTTGTGGCAAATCATAATAGTCCTAATTTTCGATCAAGCgctcctccaaatatttgggtgcccggttatttaagtgactcagcaagtatgcaagtatggaagaagaacctccatataaaattagatgtgaagtttaaaaatgactaaagtgctttattattattattatatttatttatatttatatatatatttcggttcggttaatttcggtgcggttttagcataaaaccgaaaataaaaccgcaccactaatttcggttttttatctcggttattttcggttttattcgcggtttggtttttttcggtgtggtttttcggttttattAGGTTTgttttgcggtttcggtttttcatgCTCGCCCCTAGTATCATCAATCAAACTACACTGAAATGATTCTTGATCGATTCCACACGGACAAAGCTCATCCACTAACCACACCAATGGTTTTTTTGATCACTCAAGGTTGAAAAGAAAAGTCCTAGAGAacaagatgaagatgcattcagACTCGAAGTTCCCTGCCTTGATGCAATTGGAGCTCTTATGTATCTTGTAAATAATACAAGGCCTGATATTGCATTTGTTGTGAACTTGTTGGCGAGATTCAGTTCTGACCCAACTAAAAGGCATTGGGATGGGATCAAACATAGATTTAGATATCTATGTGGGACAATTGATCTTGAATTATTCTTcccaaacaatttaaaatcacaGCTAGTTGGATATGCAGATGTTGGATACATGTCAAATCCTCACTTTGGGCAATCACAAACAGGTTACCTATTTAAATATTGTGGTACTGCTATCTCTTGGAAGTCTATAAAGCAGACTATGGCTGCAACTTCATCAAATCACGCAGAGTCGCTAACAATTCATGAATCAAGCAGAGAATGTATTTGGTTAAGGCTCATTCAACATATTCAAGAATCATGTGGATTATCAAGTATTTCAGACAGTCCTACAATTTTATTCGAGGATAACTTAGTCTGCATAAAAGAACTTAATGAAGGATATATTAAAGGAGATCGAACAATAtatatattgccaaaattcttaTACACCCATGAACTGCAAGAAAATGGTGACATTGATATACAACAAATCCGTGAATGTGATTATCTGGATGATTTACTTACACAGTCACTGCCTACATCAACATTTGAAAAACtacgaaataatattaaaatgacGAGACTAAAATCATTGCTACAAGAAAATGTCAAATTGTGAGATGCTTCATTCAGGGGAAGACtatactctttttccttcatcaaaatttttatcccATTGGATTTTCCTtgcaaggttttaacgaggTAGTCAATCTTTGTGATAACTCATGTTTGACAATCAAGGGGGAGTGTTGTAATATAAACTTGGTTTGTGATTGTCAAACTGATAAGGCATAAAGAATCATGCATGCAAGTTCATCATAAATTCCCAAGACATATGaactaaaaaaaacttgtacaatTGTATTTCATTTTTCCATATACGGCTAATTAACTCTGAGCCAACTTGTATTCAAACGGTAACCTTTTTCATTATTGTGCCTATAAATAAAATTGAGAGTGCACATCTCATGTACACTAAAGTAAAACGAAGAAAACACTACTTCCTCAGTCTCCTCCGGgtttaataatattagtttactattattttataatatattttgtataatttgGCAAAAGGGAGGACAATATTTTAACAAGTTGAGATGCAAGAAAGTAAAGCCATGTCATATGACCTATTTttcatacaaaaaaaatatcataacctgaataaaactaaataaatttcGATGGCAAAAACTCATGAGAAAGTAATGCTAACTAGAGCAAAATAATTCCGTAATAGTTTAAGTTATATATCTGGAAGAAAATTTAGGACAAATGAGATCATTGATCATCATATACTATTAAAACTGTATGTTCTTGCAAATTAAACCTCCCTCAATATGCAATACAATATTGAAGAACTTTTACCCTTTTTAAAAATGATCcataatttgtataatttgtatataaGATATTTTTGGGAATTGcatatgaaaatttaatatgttttattatttagtCTAAAAAATACTAGGTGAGACATATTATTGATGACAaaatatacatgttttttgtcactaacataACTAAGATTACTgctttgaattaaaaaataattcaaaaatctgTATAATTTCATTTATATGTCTAGACATAAATATTGATAATATCATGTTAGCACCACAAATTATATCTCCAATGTCTATATGAAAGATGAAAATTGACAATATAGTTGTAAATAATGACATCATGAGATTCATGACAGTGCAACAAAAAATTGATCATAAATAGCGCTATTTGCAATTGACATAAAGTTTATTGACGATATATATGAAGCTCATGAAAAATTAGGCAGAAACTGTGACAACATGAAGTATAAGAAATGACATCATAATTCACAAGAGCTTGACATTATTTACTTTAATTCATGATAATCTCTGCGAAAAATACTTATTATAACAAGAATgaaatatgtgtatattgtCATAGATTTCACAATCcaaattagatatatttttgcAAGTAATAGTTGAAAAGTATCAGTCACACGTGAACTAAATTGTTGTAGACATGCTAGGCGGCACCGAAACATCCCGATTCGATTCTAGGCGGTgaattaaacatttttttttacaaaaatcggtCCTAGGCGGTCAACATCCCGCAGAGGCAGTCCACATCCTGCCTAGGCGGTCCAGGCGgcctaaaacaaaaaaaaaggtatTTGATTTaacaaaatctaaaattatgattatgttATAAGAAATTAGCTATTCACTTGTACTTAACTGATATCCTGTAAAAtgactaattttatttaatatttcttacattatttataaaagactgattggtatatatttatttaatcaatgattttgtattacatgtatcaagtatttatttaatatataatattatattgttaatcagTTTGACTCTACCAGTAGTGAAGAatagattaaattattaaattacatataattgtaataattaaaaataatacatgTCTGATTAATCTTTTCAACTAATCCCCGATTTCTTGATTAATCGCTAGAAGGTACCGGGACCGTTCTGGGAACACCGTTCTAAACCCAATGAAATTAGGATCTCATTCTCTTGCTCAAAATTAAACTATACAGCTGACCCTACTCGTGGAACATAATAGTATAAATTTGGTTTGATTCAGGGCACCTTTTAGACATTGCAAAAGTAGAAGGGCATGCTTTCAGTAAATGCAAGAGGACTGTAGGTGGAGAAGCCTATAaatgcagcttaattacagagGAGCTTTTTCATTAACTTGTCATTTCTTTCAAACTCCTGCTTAGTACTAAAAGATTTGCAAGAATACAGAGCTCTCTCTTTCCTACAGATCTCAAACAAAAGCCAAGTAGATATCTGCTGATATTATCAATTTCAggttacaaacttacaatcaCTGACCATTTGAAGAGAGCTAGTTTAGTTATCTAGCTCACTTCTTCCGTCATGTCTGACTTGCAGTTTTTTCTCTATCTTTTCCTCACAATTTCAACTCTAGTTTTGCTCAAACTTCTTAGAAGAAAACAAACCACTCTGAATCTTCCTCCTGGCAGCATGGGATGGCCATTTATCGGCGAAACCATGGGTTATTTCAAACCTTACTCTGCCACCACCATTGGAGCCTTCATGGAGCAACACATAGGAAGGTAACTTGAAAAGTCACACACAACATGTAATTTATTTCCTTGTACATATTTTGTGAGCAAGTCACAAGTAACACGAAAACGGCCTCACTCTCGTCGGGATAAGTTCTGCGTACATTTTATTCTCCCGTTTCTTGAACTGCTTCCTAATTGGGCATATTGgttattatttgattttataagtggtttgtaattaaaaaaagtagTCTACAaatattcttataatttttggtaaaataataatagtatattgCTAATTAAAATGGTTGCAGGTATGGTAAAATTTTCAAGTCAAATTTGTTTGGCGGGCCAACAATAGTGTCAGCAGATGCAGGTTTCAATAGATTCATACTACAGAATGAAGGAAAGTTGTTTGAATGCAGCTATCCAAGTAGTATTGGTGGGATTCTTGGCAAGTGGTCAATGTTGGTTTTAGTAGGAGACATGCATAGAGATATGAGAGCCATCTCCCTCAATTTCTTGAGCAATGCAAGGCTTAAAACTAAATTATTGAAGGAGGTCGAAGCTCATTCTTTGTTTGTGCTCAATTCTTGGAAAGACAACTCTGCTTTCTGTGCTCAGGATGAAGCAAAGAGGGTGAGTTTCTTTTACAAGCAGTGTCATTTGAGCACAATGGTTGTATACTACAGTGTCTTATTATCGCGATGAATTACTGAAATTGCAGTTTACATTCAATTTGATGGCTAAACATATAATGAGCCTGGACCCTGGGGAAGATGAAACCGAGAAGCTGAAGAAAGAATATATTACTTTCATGAAAGGGGTGGTCTCTCTTCCTCTTAATTTCCCTGGAACTGCTTACAGAAGGGCTCTGCAAGTAAGATTAATACATGCACGTTTAATTCGGACTGATAATTATTTGCATATGGTTTATTTTGgatattgttatttatttatgaatttgTGAGAGTATGGAGTAGTTAAAAAGCGGGAGACTGATgatttaacatggtatcagagtcTGGTCTAACATAATTGATTTACAGTCGAGATCAACTATACTAAACTTCATAGAGAAGAAAATGGAAGAGAGAATGAAAGAGATGGATGAAGGAAGGCTAAACAAAGTGGATGGTGTGGGAGATGATGATGACCTGCTTGGATGGGTTTTGAAGCACTCAAGCCTTGTTAAGGAGCAAATTCTTGACTTAGTTCTAAGTTTGCTATTTGCTGGCCATGAAACTTCTTCTGTTTCCATTGCATTGGCCATCTATTTCTTGCAGGCTTCTCCTCATACTGTTGAACAATTAAGAGTATGTATGCTTAATTATCCTCTTAATCTCCACatctgaatttttttcaaaaattctgAAATTTAATATTCTTTCAATGTTAAAAATTCAGGAGGAGCACCAAGAAATTGCAGGAGCCAAGAGACAATTAGGAGAGGTGGGATTAAACTGGGATGATTACAAGAAAATGGGCTTTACTCAGTGTGTAAGTTCTCTGCTATTTCCCCAGCTCTACTACAATTacacatcaatttttatttatttattttgaaataattacaCATCAAATTTATTCCATTAGTCTTGTCTATATTGATTTAAAAGCACCTGATATATTTCTGCCCCTCGCATGCGCACAATCGAGTACTGCAAGCCTGCAATTTGACTAAAGTTGACTCaaatttatgttttatattaGAAATTATTACATGTTCAGAACAATAATACCAGATGACAACTCAGAAGAATGTCATCTATTAAAGTTGGCTCCATTATTCTTGATGACTTGTTTTGCATGGCACAGAACTGTCCCCATTTATGATTTACAATTTCATTTatgattttgatgaattctTTTAGATTACGAcagtttcaaatttcaaattgcAGATGATATGATTTGAGAATGTGCTGAGTTTCAAATGGAATTCTAAATCCAactttttttatcatatattcaaatatgtaatttgataaaataaattcagAATTTCTATACCGGTCAAAATGGAATTGGTTCGAGGAGGTTCTCAAGTTAGAgtctaaaatatttaaacacaATTTATTATTAAGAAATCATCATCTTTAAAGCAATTACTGAACTTTGTTAATTTGATTATGAAGGTTATTAATGAAACGCTAAGGCTGGGCAATGTAGTGAGGTTTCTCCACAGAAAAGCACTGAAAAATGTTCGTTACAATGGTAGGTGGAGCAACTACTTATTCAAAACTTAAAATCGATATGATTATGGATTATGGTCATTAGTAGGTTAGAAACTTGTCCCATCATTCACttgttaattaaatttaatttgatttataaatgCTTAATAAAAACAGGGTATGACATTCTACGCGGATGGAAAGTGCTTCCAGTGATTGCAGCCGTGCACTTGGATCCTTCACTTTTTGACCATCCTCAACACTTCAATCCACGAAGATGGCAGGTCTGTCTCACCCCCTTTGCCCATAAAGTTCCCTACAATACTTGCATCTTTTCTATACACGTTTTTTACTGTTATGGCAGTAGGAGAAAAAGTGCATTTTTTGTATTCAT
Coding sequences:
- the LOC108220768 gene encoding cholesterol 22-monohydroxylase CYP90B51 isoform X2, with translation MSDLQFFLYLFLTISTLVLLKLLRRKQTTLNLPPGSMGWPFIGETMGYFKPYSATTIGAFMEQHIGRYGKIFKSNLFGGPTIVSADAGFNRFILQNEGKLFECSYPSSIGGILGKWSMLVLVGDMHRDMRAISLNFLSNARLKTKLLKEVEAHSLFVLNSWKDNSAFCAQDEAKRFTFNLMAKHIMSLDPGEDETEKLKKEYITFMKGVVSLPLNFPGTAYRRALQSRSTILNFIEKKMEERMKEMDEGRLNKVDGVGDDDDLLGWVLKHSSLVKEQILDLVLSLLFAGHETSSVSIALAIYFLQASPHTVEQLREEHQEIAGAKRQLGEVGLNWDDYKKMGFTQCVINETLRLGNVVRFLHRKALKNVRYNGYDILRGWKVLPVIAAVHLDPSLFDHPQHFNPRRWQGRVNIKEHAAVLSSGIDD
- the LOC108220768 gene encoding cholesterol 22-monohydroxylase CYP90B51 isoform X1, whose product is MSDLQFFLYLFLTISTLVLLKLLRRKQTTLNLPPGSMGWPFIGETMGYFKPYSATTIGAFMEQHIGRYGKIFKSNLFGGPTIVSADAGFNRFILQNEGKLFECSYPSSIGGILGKWSMLVLVGDMHRDMRAISLNFLSNARLKTKLLKEVEAHSLFVLNSWKDNSAFCAQDEAKRFTFNLMAKHIMSLDPGEDETEKLKKEYITFMKGVVSLPLNFPGTAYRRALQSRSTILNFIEKKMEERMKEMDEGRLNKVDGVGDDDDLLGWVLKHSSLVKEQILDLVLSLLFAGHETSSVSIALAIYFLQASPHTVEQLREEHQEIAGAKRQLGEVGLNWDDYKKMGFTQCVINETLRLGNVVRFLHRKALKNVRYNGYDILRGWKVLPVIAAVHLDPSLFDHPQHFNPRRWQSNANGSTYLVESNPTTNSNNIFMPFGGGPRLCTGSELAKLEMAVFIHHLVLNFDWDLLDPSDHPSAFPFVDFPKGLRIRVRRRDTVNILHKD